One Cryptomeria japonica chromosome 9, Sugi_1.0, whole genome shotgun sequence genomic window carries:
- the LOC131050657 gene encoding uncharacterized protein LOC131050657, with product MVAAYAGNLRDNTVTQVEGMALVWGLKMANSIGIKHLEIEGDSQIIIDSIKGNTSAGWRLEPILMDIRCFLVKMEDFTICHIFREGNSAADSMAAEGRLQNGLRCWRDSNLLPITIKEILEKEKAFFKERTTPSAQ from the coding sequence ATGGTTGCAGCCTATGCTGGCAACCTAAGGGACAATACGGTCACTCAAGTTGAAGGAATGGCCCTTGTTTGGGGTCTGAAAATGGCTAACTCCATAGGAATAAAACATCTCGAAATCGAAGGAGATTCTCAAATCATTATTGATTCTATCAAAGGAAACACTTCAGCAGGATGGAGATTGGAACCTATTCTGATGGACATCAGGTGCTTTCTGGTCAAAATGGAGGACTTTACTATATGCCACATATTCAGAGAAGGAAACAGTGCAGCCGATTCCATGGCAGCTGAAGGAAGACTACAAAATGGCTTACGATGCTGGAGAGACTCCAATTTGCTGCCAATCACCAttaaggaaatcttggaaaaggaaaaggcctTTTTCAAGGAAAGGACAACCCCTTCTGCTCAATAA